In the genome of Variibacter gotjawalensis, one region contains:
- the urtA gene encoding urea ABC transporter substrate-binding protein — protein MTSKYEGLDSPLRRKLLMGAAGVAAASMLPPMALAQQFPTAAVNTTGLAVTDTEVTVGILHSVTGTMAISETGSVQAEKLAIEQINAAGGVLGRKIKFIQEDGASDWPNFAEKAKKLLVNDKVAAVMGCWTSASRKAVLPVFEQYNGMLYYPTFYEGLEQSKNVIYTGQEATQQIIAGLDWVVKEKGAKSFYLLGSDYIWPRTSNKIARKHIENFQKNKVVGEEYFPLGHTQFNSVINKIKLQKPDVIYAIIVGGSNVAFYKQLKAAGIDLTKQTLLTISVTEDEIDGIGGENIAGAYACMKYFQSLDNPNNKEFVAAFKKMWGEKTVIGDVTQAAYLGPWLWKLTVEKAGSFDIDKVAAASPDVEFKGAPEGYVKVHKNHHLWSKTRVGRAKANGQYDLVFETADLVEPDPFPKGYQ, from the coding sequence ATGACATCCAAATACGAGGGGTTGGACTCTCCATTACGCCGAAAACTGCTGATGGGCGCAGCCGGTGTTGCGGCTGCATCGATGCTGCCGCCGATGGCGCTTGCGCAGCAGTTTCCGACCGCGGCCGTCAACACGACGGGCCTTGCGGTCACCGATACGGAAGTGACGGTTGGCATTCTGCATTCGGTCACCGGCACGATGGCAATTTCGGAAACGGGTTCGGTACAAGCCGAGAAACTCGCGATCGAGCAGATCAATGCAGCTGGTGGCGTGCTCGGCCGCAAGATCAAGTTCATTCAGGAAGACGGTGCCAGCGATTGGCCGAACTTCGCCGAGAAAGCCAAGAAGCTTCTCGTCAACGACAAGGTCGCGGCCGTGATGGGCTGCTGGACCTCGGCGTCGCGCAAGGCCGTGTTGCCGGTGTTCGAGCAATACAACGGCATGCTCTACTACCCGACCTTCTACGAAGGTCTCGAGCAGTCGAAGAATGTGATCTACACGGGCCAGGAAGCAACGCAGCAGATCATCGCGGGCCTCGATTGGGTCGTGAAGGAGAAGGGCGCCAAGAGCTTCTACCTGCTCGGCTCGGATTACATCTGGCCGCGCACGTCCAACAAGATCGCGCGTAAGCACATCGAGAACTTCCAGAAGAACAAGGTCGTTGGCGAAGAATACTTCCCGCTCGGCCACACGCAGTTCAACTCGGTGATCAACAAAATCAAGCTGCAGAAGCCGGACGTGATCTACGCGATCATCGTCGGTGGTTCGAATGTCGCGTTCTACAAGCAGCTGAAGGCAGCCGGCATCGATCTGACGAAGCAGACGCTCCTCACCATCTCGGTGACCGAGGACGAGATCGACGGTATCGGCGGCGAGAACATCGCGGGCGCTTACGCCTGCATGAAGTACTTCCAATCGCTCGACAATCCGAACAACAAGGAATTTGTCGCGGCCTTCAAGAAGATGTGGGGTGAAAAGACCGTCATCGGAGACGTCACACAGGCGGCCTATCTCGGCCCGTGGCTGTGGAAACTGACCGTCGAGAAGGCCGGCTCCTTCGACATCGACAAGGTCGCGGCAGCATCGCCCGACGTCGAATTTAAGGGCGCGCCGGAAGGCTACGTGAAGGTCCACAAGAACCATCACCTCTGGTCGAAGACTCGCGTCGGACGCGCGAAGGCGAACGGTCAATACGATCTCGTCTTTGAGACCGCCGACCTCGTCGAGCCGGATCCCTTCCCGAAGGGCTACCAGTAA
- the urtB gene encoding urea ABC transporter permease subunit UrtB: MFGYTFGELGSILAMQTFAGLILFSIFLLMALGLAIIFGQMGVINMAHGEFMILGAYMTYLTSHVFQNYAPGLFGGYFFVAMAVAFVVSGALGLLVEWALIRHLYARPLDTLLATWGLSLILQQAYRSIFGPREVGVTLPDWMMGSLPVTETIEVQINGLFVMGLTLIITGIVALLLFKSKWGLQVRAVTANRTMSGAVGIDTRRVDRLTFGLGCGIAGIAGSAFTMIGSTGPTAGQLYIVDTFLVVVFGGAQSLLGTIFSALTISQSQSTLEFFLTGSMAKVITLLIVIGLLMLRPQGLFVLKVRK; encoded by the coding sequence ATGTTCGGTTACACGTTCGGCGAATTGGGTTCGATCTTGGCGATGCAGACCTTTGCGGGTCTCATCTTGTTCTCGATCTTTCTGCTGATGGCGCTCGGCCTTGCCATCATCTTCGGGCAGATGGGCGTGATCAACATGGCGCACGGCGAGTTCATGATCCTCGGCGCCTACATGACGTATCTGACGTCGCACGTGTTCCAAAACTACGCGCCGGGCCTCTTCGGCGGCTACTTCTTCGTCGCGATGGCGGTCGCCTTCGTCGTTTCCGGTGCGCTCGGTCTGCTCGTCGAATGGGCGCTGATACGGCATCTCTATGCGCGGCCACTCGACACGCTACTCGCGACATGGGGCCTCAGCCTCATCCTTCAACAGGCATATCGATCGATCTTCGGTCCGCGCGAAGTCGGCGTCACCTTGCCGGATTGGATGATGGGCTCGCTGCCCGTTACCGAGACGATTGAAGTGCAGATCAACGGTCTGTTCGTGATGGGGCTCACGCTCATCATCACGGGGATTGTCGCGCTACTCTTGTTCAAATCGAAATGGGGTCTGCAGGTCCGCGCTGTCACGGCGAACCGGACGATGAGCGGCGCGGTCGGTATCGATACGCGGCGGGTCGATCGGCTGACCTTCGGTCTTGGTTGCGGCATTGCCGGCATCGCGGGCTCGGCCTTCACGATGATCGGCTCGACTGGGCCGACCGCCGGCCAGCTCTATATCGTCGACACGTTCCTCGTTGTTGTCTTCGGCGGTGCGCAGAGCCTGCTCGGGACGATCTTCTCGGCGCTCACAATCTCGCAGTCGCAGTCGACGCTGGAATTCTTCCTCACCGGCTCGATGGCCAAGGTGATCACGCTGCTCATCGTCATCGGCTTGCTCATGCTGCGCCCACAGGGCCTGTTCGTCCTCAAAGTCAGAAAGTGA
- the urtC gene encoding urea ABC transporter permease subunit UrtC: MSATRMDLRKLELIGIAIIAVLILVVLPLALDAFRLNLVGKYLTLAFVAVGLVLCWGHTGILSLGQGVFFGLGGYCMAAFLKLEASSPANTKIQSTPGIPDFMDWNQITEIPWFWVPFKSLPATLILVLLVPAALAFILSAPMFKRRVGGVYFAIITQAMAAVMTILIVGRQGYTGGINGITDLRTLLGWDIRPDFSKYVLYFVCCFLLIGCIFLARYVVGSKLGRILVAVRDKEDRVRFSGYDVSSFKVFVFCLAASISAIGGAMFTLQVGFMSPSFVGIVPSIEMVIFAAVGGRHSLVGAVAGTLLVMWGKTLFSESFPELWLFAMGGLFIAVVLLFPRGLAGLFTDQLLPRLFNMRFFGRSGERVSPAPAE, from the coding sequence ATGTCAGCTACTCGCATGGACCTCCGCAAACTCGAACTGATCGGCATTGCGATCATCGCGGTCTTGATCCTGGTCGTCCTGCCCCTCGCACTCGATGCCTTCCGCCTCAACCTCGTTGGAAAATATCTGACGCTCGCTTTCGTCGCGGTCGGCCTCGTCCTCTGCTGGGGTCACACAGGAATCTTGAGCTTGGGGCAGGGTGTTTTCTTCGGCCTCGGCGGCTACTGCATGGCGGCGTTCCTCAAGCTCGAGGCGTCGAGCCCCGCGAACACCAAGATCCAATCGACGCCCGGCATTCCGGATTTCATGGACTGGAACCAGATCACGGAGATTCCGTGGTTCTGGGTGCCGTTCAAATCCCTCCCCGCCACACTAATCCTTGTGCTTCTTGTACCGGCCGCGCTCGCATTCATTCTCTCAGCCCCGATGTTCAAGCGCCGCGTCGGCGGCGTATATTTCGCGATCATCACTCAGGCGATGGCCGCCGTGATGACGATCCTCATCGTCGGGCGCCAGGGCTACACGGGCGGCATCAACGGCATCACGGATCTGCGCACGCTACTCGGCTGGGACATCCGCCCGGATTTCTCGAAATACGTGCTCTACTTCGTCTGCTGCTTCCTGCTCATCGGCTGCATCTTCCTCGCTCGCTATGTCGTCGGCAGCAAGCTCGGCCGCATCCTTGTTGCCGTACGCGACAAAGAGGATCGCGTTCGCTTCTCGGGTTACGACGTTTCAAGCTTCAAGGTCTTCGTCTTCTGCCTGGCAGCTTCGATCTCGGCGATCGGCGGCGCGATGTTCACGCTGCAGGTCGGCTTCATGTCGCCGTCTTTCGTCGGAATCGTGCCGTCGATCGAGATGGTGATCTTTGCGGCGGTCGGCGGACGCCACTCGCTGGTCGGCGCTGTCGCCGGCACGCTCCTCGTCATGTGGGGCAAGACGCTCTTCTCGGAAAGCTTCCCGGAACTCTGGCTGTTCGCGATGGGTGGCCTCTTCATTGCGGTCGTGCTGCTGTTCCCGCGCGGTCTCGCCGGTCTCTTCACCGACCAATTGCTGCCGAGGCTCTTCAACATGCGCTTCTTCGGCCGCAGCGGTGAGCGCGTCAGCCCGGCGCCGGCCGAGTAA
- the urtD gene encoding urea ABC transporter ATP-binding protein UrtD, with translation MSNTDYLLALENVSVSFDGFKAVNALNLYIDKGELRVIIGPNGAGKTTVLDLICGRTRVSEGSIKFKDQEITAMKEQKIVRLGVGRKFQTPSIYEDLTVFENLELSIPRGRDVIGALFWKRDDAVIERVKEVAKQIFLEEHLDRLAETLSHGQKQWLEIGMLLIQDPELLMLDEPVAGMSVSERAKTAELLKEIIKDRSVIVIEHDMKFVESIASRVTVLHQGKVLAEGDMQTVQSNPKVKEVYLGH, from the coding sequence ATGTCGAACACAGACTATCTCCTGGCACTCGAAAACGTCTCCGTGTCCTTCGACGGCTTCAAGGCGGTCAATGCGTTGAACCTCTACATCGACAAGGGCGAGCTTCGCGTGATCATCGGGCCGAACGGCGCCGGCAAGACAACGGTTCTCGATCTCATCTGTGGACGCACACGAGTTTCCGAGGGGTCGATCAAGTTCAAGGATCAAGAGATCACAGCGATGAAGGAGCAAAAGATCGTGCGCCTCGGCGTCGGTCGGAAATTCCAGACGCCTTCGATCTACGAAGATCTCACAGTGTTTGAGAATCTCGAGCTCTCGATTCCGCGTGGTCGCGATGTCATCGGCGCGCTGTTCTGGAAGCGCGATGACGCAGTGATCGAACGCGTCAAGGAAGTCGCCAAGCAGATTTTCCTCGAGGAGCATCTCGATCGCCTCGCCGAAACGCTGAGCCACGGCCAGAAACAATGGCTCGAGATCGGTATGCTGCTGATCCAAGACCCGGAGTTGCTGATGCTCGACGAGCCGGTCGCCGGGATGAGCGTGTCGGAGCGCGCGAAGACCGCCGAGTTGCTCAAGGAGATCATCAAGGATCGCTCCGTGATCGTCATCGAGCACGACATGAAATTCGTCGAGAGCATTGCGAGCCGCGTCACCGTTCTGCACCAGGGCAAGGTGCTCGCGGAAGGCGACATGCAGACCGTGCAGAGCAACCCGAAGGTCAAGGAAGTTTACCTTGGACACTAA
- the urtE gene encoding urea ABC transporter ATP-binding subunit UrtE, giving the protein MLSVTGLSAAYGQSEVLHGIDLAVAPGEIVAMVGRNGMGKSTLMKSLIGIMPAKSGQIQVLGNDVTKLQPHQRVAKGIAYVPQGRQIFGAMTVRENIETGLVVTGERTIPREIYDLFPILAEFDKRRGGNLSGGQQQQLAIARALASNPKVLLLDEPTEGIQPSIIKDIARLLKEIRQLRDICIVVCEQVLSFILDVADRIVVMENGRIVHTDSREHVDEAAIARFLAV; this is encoded by the coding sequence ATGTTGAGTGTGACAGGCCTATCGGCCGCTTACGGACAAAGCGAAGTGCTGCACGGCATCGACCTGGCTGTCGCGCCAGGTGAAATCGTCGCGATGGTCGGCCGCAACGGCATGGGTAAATCCACGCTAATGAAATCGCTGATCGGCATCATGCCGGCGAAGTCCGGCCAAATTCAGGTTTTGGGCAACGACGTCACGAAGCTGCAGCCGCACCAGCGTGTCGCCAAGGGCATCGCGTACGTGCCGCAAGGCCGTCAGATCTTTGGTGCCATGACGGTGCGCGAAAATATCGAAACCGGGCTCGTCGTCACGGGAGAGCGCACCATTCCGCGCGAGATCTACGATCTCTTCCCGATCCTGGCCGAATTCGACAAGCGCCGCGGCGGCAATCTCTCGGGCGGTCAACAACAGCAGCTCGCTATCGCGCGCGCACTCGCCAGCAACCCGAAAGTATTGCTGCTTGATGAGCCGACCGAAGGCATTCAGCCGTCGATCATCAAGGACATAGCGCGGCTTCTCAAAGAGATCCGCCAGCTCCGCGACATCTGCATCGTCGTCTGCGAGCAGGTGTTGAGCTTCATTCTCGATGTCGCCGATCGCATCGTCGTGATGGAAAACGGCCGCATCGTACACACCGATTCACGCGAACACGTCGACGAAGCGGCGATTGCTCGCTTCCTCGCTGTGTGA
- the fmdA gene encoding formamidase, translating to MPETIIKIDLSESPYKNDMIHNRWHPDIPMVAWVKPGDDFIIETYDWTGGFIKNNESADDVRDIDLSIVHFLSGPIGVKGAEPGDLLVVDLLDVGALPESQWGFNGFFSKKNGGGFLTDHFPQAQKSIWDFKGIYTSSRHIPNVNFAGTIHPGLIGCLPDQKLLDTWNKREVDFIATNPDRVPPLANPPFPSTAHVGRAKGGTKSKAAMEGARTVPPREHGGNCDIKDLSRGSKIYFPVYVKGGGLSMGDLHFSQGDGEITFCGAIEMAGWLHLKVDLIKDGVKKYGIKNPIFKPSPLVPKYNDYLIFEGISVDEKGKQHYLDVHVAYRQACLNAIEYLKKFGFTGAQAYSILGTAPVQGHISGVVDIPNACATLWIPTEIFDFDIMPNSAGPSKKVKGGVKMPLSKDK from the coding sequence ATGCCTGAGACTATTATCAAGATCGACTTGTCGGAGTCTCCCTACAAGAACGACATGATCCACAATCGATGGCACCCCGACATCCCGATGGTGGCGTGGGTGAAGCCGGGCGACGACTTTATCATCGAGACGTATGACTGGACCGGCGGCTTCATCAAAAACAACGAGTCGGCTGATGACGTGCGCGACATCGATCTCTCGATCGTGCATTTTCTCTCGGGTCCGATCGGCGTCAAAGGCGCGGAGCCGGGTGATTTGCTCGTTGTCGATCTGCTCGATGTCGGCGCATTGCCGGAGAGTCAGTGGGGTTTCAACGGCTTCTTCTCCAAGAAGAACGGCGGCGGGTTCCTCACCGACCATTTCCCGCAGGCGCAGAAGTCGATCTGGGATTTCAAAGGCATCTATACGTCGTCCCGCCACATCCCGAACGTCAACTTCGCGGGCACGATCCACCCGGGCTTGATCGGCTGTTTGCCGGATCAGAAGCTGCTCGATACTTGGAACAAGCGCGAGGTCGATTTCATCGCGACGAATCCGGATCGCGTTCCGCCGCTCGCCAACCCGCCGTTCCCATCGACCGCTCACGTCGGCCGAGCCAAGGGTGGCACGAAGTCCAAAGCCGCGATGGAAGGCGCCCGTACGGTTCCGCCGCGCGAGCACGGCGGCAACTGCGACATCAAGGATCTCTCGCGCGGTTCGAAGATCTACTTCCCGGTCTACGTGAAGGGCGGTGGTCTCTCGATGGGCGATCTGCATTTCTCGCAGGGCGACGGCGAGATTACCTTCTGCGGCGCGATCGAGATGGCCGGTTGGCTGCATCTCAAGGTGGACCTCATCAAGGACGGCGTGAAGAAATACGGCATCAAGAATCCGATCTTCAAGCCGTCGCCGCTTGTGCCCAAGTACAACGACTACCTGATCTTCGAAGGCATCTCGGTCGACGAGAAGGGCAAGCAGCATTATCTCGACGTTCACGTCGCGTACCGCCAAGCCTGCTTGAACGCGATCGAGTATCTCAAAAAGTTCGGCTTTACGGGCGCACAGGCCTACTCGATTCTCGGCACCGCGCCGGTCCAAGGGCACATATCGGGCGTCGTCGACATACCAAACGCGTGCGCGACGCTATGGATACCGACCGAGATCTTCGATTTCGACATCATGCCGAACTCCGCCGGACCGAGCAAAAAGGTCAAGGGCGGCGTCAAGATGCCGTTGTCCAAGGATAAGTGA
- a CDS encoding FmdB family zinc ribbon protein, whose protein sequence is MPVYEYLCDSCGPFTDMRPMAESDLPNDCPDCGITAPRVILTAPNFSGLSAERRAAYATNEKSQHAPQSSAEYKAQHGANCSCCASGKKSRMTYKTKSGAKSFPTARPWMISH, encoded by the coding sequence ATGCCAGTTTACGAATATCTCTGCGATAGCTGCGGCCCGTTCACCGACATGCGGCCGATGGCGGAAAGCGATCTGCCGAACGACTGTCCGGACTGCGGGATCACCGCGCCGCGCGTCATTCTCACGGCGCCGAATTTCTCCGGCCTGTCCGCGGAGCGCCGGGCAGCCTACGCAACGAACGAGAAAAGTCAGCATGCGCCACAGTCATCTGCCGAATACAAAGCGCAGCACGGTGCCAATTGCTCATGCTGTGCGAGCGGCAAGAAATCGCGGATGACCTACAAGACGAAGAGCGGCGCGAAAAGCTTCCCGACCGCACGGCCGTGGATGATCTCGCACTAG
- a CDS encoding LysR family transcriptional regulator, producing MARLAVTRSLNLSLKHLRAVRDVAEFGSFTAAAAQLGMTQPGVSRLVSQVERDLGLSIFLRTTRTVVLTPAGRDFVTTCGRLLDELDAHVASARSVGGYLRGRLVISCLISVTHHMVREALLAFRKLNPDVEVQLLEGMGSEVYENVRNGIADFGIGNAVDLPEDMIAEEVVEEACVGILPSNHALARKKELTLHDLVREPLVSLPLASGLRRLIDNIAAKHGAKLDHKTIVEQFGSLYDVVSAGLGVGIVPPTALPARLPANLTVLPIGSPAIVRRIGILRLRSRGLTPPAQSFLDIFRPRFRATVPRPVPKATNAKRRAR from the coding sequence ATGGCACGATTGGCCGTCACCCGCTCGCTTAACCTCTCGCTTAAGCATCTACGCGCCGTGCGCGATGTGGCCGAGTTCGGCAGTTTCACGGCGGCAGCGGCGCAGCTCGGCATGACGCAGCCGGGCGTCAGCCGCCTGGTCAGCCAGGTCGAGCGCGATCTCGGGTTATCGATCTTCCTGCGAACGACGCGCACTGTGGTATTGACGCCGGCGGGACGCGACTTCGTCACCACTTGCGGCCGTTTGCTCGACGAACTCGACGCTCACGTCGCAAGCGCGCGGTCGGTCGGCGGCTACCTGCGTGGCCGACTCGTTATCTCGTGCCTCATCTCGGTGACGCATCACATGGTGCGCGAGGCGCTCTTGGCGTTCCGCAAGCTCAACCCGGATGTCGAGGTTCAGCTCCTGGAGGGTATGGGCTCCGAGGTTTACGAAAATGTCCGTAATGGCATCGCGGATTTCGGCATCGGCAATGCTGTCGATTTGCCGGAGGACATGATTGCCGAAGAGGTCGTCGAAGAAGCTTGCGTCGGCATCCTGCCGAGCAATCACGCACTTGCGCGCAAGAAGGAACTGACGTTGCACGATCTCGTCCGCGAGCCGCTCGTTTCGCTGCCGCTAGCCTCAGGTCTGCGTCGGCTGATCGACAATATCGCGGCAAAGCATGGTGCGAAGCTCGACCACAAGACGATCGTCGAGCAGTTCGGCTCGCTCTACGATGTGGTGAGTGCTGGTCTCGGAGTCGGCATCGTTCCGCCGACCGCCCTGCCCGCGCGGCTTCCGGCAAATCTCACGGTGCTGCCGATCGGGTCGCCGGCGATCGTGAGGCGCATTGGCATCTTGCGGCTGCGCAGCCGCGGGCTGACGCCGCCAGCCCAGAGCTTTCTCGATATTTTCCGCCCGCGTTTCCGCGCGACGGTTCCGCGTCCGGTGCCGAAAGCCACCAATGCGAAGAGGCGAGCGCGTTAG
- a CDS encoding CaiB/BaiF CoA transferase family protein yields MANTSSGKRSEEGTAQRGGALAGLRILDFTRFYSGPFATLLLAGYGAEVIRIDRPAEGEPAMSGPPFYGSEGVSLDRQDERDLGLAYLKRCRGKKAITLDFARPEGMRLFHELLRTADVVVENFRPGVADKLGVGYEQNAKINPRIIHCAITGYGSTGPDANLKAYDLMVQADSGLMSITGNPEGPPRKAGSALADGISGAFAVSGILAAVVERQRSGVGQFVDVAMTDCLVSLVLDEPLDCYERFGLAPRQGNRIMRFSPFDTFETADGDIAIGCATNTEWRALLTAIDRRDLEADANFMNTGWRVANVKAVNAIVAQWTRVHTTDEVLDALRRHDVPASPIRTINDLMTWDHLRERRMLEDVAHPVVGSPHPAIAAGFPVKLSRTPGGYQRGAPSLGQDNEEIYAGALGIEGDALRALKDNGVI; encoded by the coding sequence ATGGCCAATACGAGTTCGGGGAAGCGCAGCGAGGAGGGCACGGCACAGCGCGGCGGCGCGCTCGCCGGCCTGCGGATTCTCGACTTCACGCGCTTCTATTCGGGCCCGTTCGCGACGCTTCTGCTCGCCGGCTATGGTGCTGAAGTCATCCGGATCGACCGCCCGGCCGAAGGCGAGCCGGCCATGTCGGGGCCTCCGTTCTACGGCTCAGAGGGGGTATCGCTCGATCGCCAGGATGAGCGAGACCTCGGCCTCGCCTATCTCAAGCGCTGCCGTGGCAAGAAAGCGATCACGCTCGATTTCGCGCGGCCGGAAGGCATGCGGCTATTTCATGAACTTCTTCGCACCGCAGACGTCGTCGTCGAGAATTTCCGTCCCGGCGTCGCCGATAAGCTCGGCGTCGGTTACGAGCAAAACGCGAAGATCAATCCGCGCATCATTCACTGCGCGATTACGGGTTACGGCTCGACCGGCCCGGACGCGAATCTCAAAGCCTACGATCTCATGGTGCAGGCCGACAGCGGCCTGATGAGCATCACGGGCAATCCCGAAGGGCCGCCACGCAAGGCCGGCAGTGCGCTCGCCGACGGGATCAGCGGCGCCTTCGCAGTTTCCGGTATTCTCGCCGCGGTCGTCGAGCGCCAACGCTCCGGCGTCGGTCAATTCGTCGACGTCGCGATGACGGATTGCCTCGTGTCGCTCGTCCTCGACGAGCCGCTCGATTGTTACGAGCGCTTCGGCCTCGCGCCGCGCCAAGGCAACCGCATCATGCGCTTTTCGCCCTTCGATACATTCGAGACGGCGGATGGCGATATAGCGATCGGCTGCGCGACGAACACCGAATGGCGCGCTTTGCTGACGGCAATCGATCGCCGCGATCTCGAAGCTGACGCGAACTTCATGAATACGGGTTGGCGCGTTGCCAATGTCAAAGCCGTCAACGCCATCGTCGCGCAGTGGACGCGTGTGCATACGACGGATGAAGTTCTCGACGCACTCCGCCGGCACGATGTTCCAGCAAGCCCGATCCGCACCATCAACGATCTCATGACGTGGGATCATTTGCGTGAGCGCCGCATGCTTGAAGATGTTGCCCACCCCGTCGTCGGCTCGCCGCATCCGGCGATCGCGGCCGGCTTTCCCGTGAAGCTCAGCCGTACACCGGGCGGCTATCAGCGCGGAGCGCCGTCGCTGGGTCAGGACAACGAAGAGATTTACGCGGGCGCGCTCGGCATCGAAGGCGATGCACTGCGCGCGCTCAAGGACAACGGCGTCATCTGA